From a region of the Equus przewalskii isolate Varuska chromosome 2, EquPr2, whole genome shotgun sequence genome:
- the TLR2 gene encoding toll-like receptor 2 — MPHALWTVWVLGAVISLSKEGVPDQPSSLSCDPTGVCDGRSRSLNSIPSGLTAAVKSLDLSNNKIASVGNSDLWKCVNLKALRLGSNDINTIEEDSFSSLRSLEHLDLSNNHLSNLSSSWFRPLSSLKFLNLLGSTYKTLGETSLFSHLTNLRILKVGNIHFTEIQGKDFAGLTFLEELEIDATNLQRYEPKSFKSIQNISHLILRMKQPVLLPEIILDTLSSLEYLELRDTYLNTFHFAEVSDPETNTLIKKFTFRNVKITDESFDEIVKLLNYISGVSEAEFDECTLDGLGEFRTPDIDKIKVIGKLETLTIRRLRIPQFYLFRDLSSIYSLTERVKRITIENSKVFLVPCSLSRHLKSLEYLDLSDNLMVEEYLKNSACERAWPSLQTLILRQNHLTSLGKTGETLLTLKNLTKLDISKNSFHSMPETCQWPEKMKYLNLSSIRIDRLTQCIPQTLEVLDISNNNLNSFSLILPQVKELYISRNKLKTLPDASFLPMLLVMRISRNTINTFSKEQLDSFQKLKTLEAGGNNFICSCEFLSFTQEEQALDQILIDWPENYLCDSPSHVRGQRVQDTHLSVSECHRTALVSAVCCALFLSILLTGVLCHHFHGLWYMKMMWAWLQAKRKPRTAPQRDICYDAFVSYSERDSYWVENLMVQELEHFNPPFKLCLHKRDFIPGKWIIDNIIDSIEKSHKTIFVLSENFVKSEWCKYELDFSHFRLFDENNDAAILILLEPIDKKAIPQRFCKLRKIMNTKTYLEWPTDEAQQEGFWLNLRAAIKS, encoded by the coding sequence ATGCCACATGCTTTGTGGACGGTGTGGGTCTTAGGGGCCGTAATCAGCCTCTCCAAGGAAGGGGTCCCTGATCAGCCTTCTTCTCTGTCTTGTGATCCCACTGGTGTCTGCGATGGCCGCTCCAGATCTTTAAACTCCATCCCCTCAGGCCTCACGGCAGCTGTGAAAAGTCTTGACCTGTCCAACAACAAGATCGCCTCTGTCGGCAACAGTGACCTGTGGAAGTGTGTGAACCtcaaggccctgaggctggggtCCAATGACATCAACACCATAGAGGAAGactctttttcctccctgaggAGTCTTGAACATTTGGACTTGTCCAATAATCACTTATCTAATTTATCGTCCTCCTGGTTCAGGcccctttcttctttaaaattcttaaacTTACTGGGAAGCACTTACAAAACACTCGGGGAAAcatctcttttttctcatctcaCCAATTTGCGAATCCTGAAAGTGGGAAATATTCACTTCACTGAGATTCAGGGAAAGGATTTTGCTGGGCTCACTTTCCTTGAAGAACTTGAGATTGATGCTACAAATCTCCAGCGGTATGAGCCCAAGAGTTTCAAATCAATTCAGAACATCAGTCATTTGATCCTTCGTATGAAGCAGCCTGTTTTACTGCCGGAGATTATTCTAGATACTTTGAGTTCcttggaatatttggaactgaGAGATACTTATTTAAACACTTTCCATTTTGCAGAAGTATCTGACCCTGAAACCAATACATTGATTAAAAAGTTCACATTTAGAAATGTGAAAATCACTGATGAAAGTTTTGATGAAATTGTGAAGCTGTTGAATTATATTTCTGGAGTGTCAGAAGCAGAGTTTGATGAGTGTACTCTTGATGGGCTTGGTGAATTTAGGACACCGGATATAGACAAAATTAAAGTTATAGGTAAGCTAGAGACATTAACGATACGGAGGTTGCGTATTCCACAGTTTTACTTATTTCGTGATCTGAGTAGTATTTATTCACTTACAGAAAGAGTTAAAAGGATCACAATAGAAAATAGTAAGGTTTTTCTGGTTCCTTGTTCACTTTCACGACATTTAAAATCATTAGAATATTTGGATCTCAGTGACAATTTAATGGTTGAGGAATACTTGAAAAACTCAGCCTGTGAGCGTGCCTGGCCCTCCCTCCAAACCTTAATTTTAAGGCAAAATCATTTGACGTCATTAGGAAAAACTGGAGAAACTTTGCTTACTCTGAAAAACCTGACTAAACTTGACATCAGCAAGAACAGTTTTCATTCTATGCCTGAAACTTGTCAGTGGCcagaaaagatgaaatatttgaatttatcCAGCATAAGAATAGATCGTTTAACCCAATGCATTCCCCAGACACTGGAAGTTTTAGATATTAGCAATAACAATCtcaattcattttctttgattttgccACAAGTCAAAGAACTTTATATTTCCAGAAATAAGTTGAAGACTCTACCAGATGCCTCCTTCTTACCCATGTTATTAGTCATGAGAATCAGCAGAAACACAATAAATACTTTCTCTAAGGAGCAACttgattcttttcaaaaattgaagACTTTGGAAGCTGGTGGCAACAATTTCATTTGCTCCTGTGAGTTCCTGTCTTTCACTCAGGAGGAGCAGGCACTGGACCAGATCCTGATCGACTGGCCAGAAAACTACCTGTGTGACTCTCCCTCCCACGTGCGGGGCCAGCGGGTTCAGGACACTCATCTCTCGGTCTCTGAATGCCACAGGACAGCTCTGGTGTCTGCTGTGTGCTGTGCCCTTTTCCTGTCGATCCTGCTCACTGGGGTTCTGTGTCACCATTTCCATGGACTGTGGTACATGAAAATGATGTGGGCCTGGCTCCAGGCCAAAAGGAAGCCCAGGACAGCTCCCCAAAGGGACATCTGTTATGACGCCTTCGTGTCTTACAGTGAACGGGACTCCTACTGGGTGGAGAACCTCATGGTGCAGGAGCTGGAGCACTTCAACCCTCCCTTTAAGTTGTGTCTTCATAAGCGGGACTTTATTCCTGGCAAATGGATTATTGACAATATCATTGACTCGATTGAAAAGAGCCACAAAACCATCTTTGTGCTTTCTGAAAACTTTGTGAAGAGTGAGTGGTGTAAGTACGAACTGGACTTCTCCCATTTTCGTCTCTTTGATGAGAACAATGATGCTGCCATTCTCATTCTTCTGGAGCCCATTGACAAAAAGGCCATTCCCCAGCGTTTCTGTAAGCTGCGGAAGATAATGAACACCAAGACCTACCTGGAGTGGCCCACTGATGAAGCTCAGCAGGAGGGGTTTTGGTTAAATTTGAGAGCCGCCATAAAGTCCTAG